In Glycine max cultivar Williams 82 chromosome 15, Glycine_max_v4.0, whole genome shotgun sequence, the DNA window ATTCTGCTGAATAGTATCTGTAATCAGGAGGAAAAAGACAGGAGTTGCACCACGCCAAAAACACCAAGCTACACAGTTCCTGTTAAACTTGGATACATCAGTCCTACCCTTATTTTGCACCTCCAAATAAATTAGGGATGACTAGGTGGCAACTGAACCCATTAATCCATCATATGTTCATATCTAAATGCAATCTATTCCACCCAATTATACTAATGTTTATTGAGCTGGATGGATGGGATGAGTTTTAATTTAAGTATGGTTAATCATTCAAAAGTTCGGTTGGATATCCATGTAATCAAACTCCCCAACCTTTTATCTGTGACCCAAACCCATCCTTTACAAATACCAGCACCCTTCACATGGATAGAAAGGTTGGGACATTGTTACAGTGCTTGTACTGGTTAGTGGTACATTTCTTGAAGACTTGAACAGTACAGATGATAGATGCAGCTTCCAGCCAGACTTCACCATTACCTATGTCTGGTGATGGAAGATGACATGTACAAATAACTAGAGAGCACAATGAAGGTTCTCCTTTGAGAATTCAAACTACACGGACAGTGATGGAGCTGTGTAAAATCAATTGTAGCtcattaaaattacttattttttgtaAGATTGCATCCAAACACACAATAAACATTTATAATGGCTTATTCTAAATTAAATAAGTGAAACCAAACAGACTCTTAACCCACAGTCAATAGGTGACCATGCAGCAAACTGGAGGGAAATCTGTACGAGTCCAATGTTCATTGTTTACAAGATCACATAATTCCTCCTCAGTTGATGAAGAATATACTTGAGAAAGTTAAATCCATCATGCCATTTGGGGCTCAACTATGCCAAATCACAAGATTTCTAATAACCATTCCAACAGATTCAAGAATCCACAAGTGACCTTAAATTTATAAAGGTAACTCATTAGAGTCATTTTGTAAAAATAGAGTCCTAAATTCCTTTCATTATAGTTTTTACTAAACAAGACAAGTTTGTAGATAACATGCCTAAAGCCTTTCTTGTTATTAAAGGGATGAAATGGACAATATTTCTCAATGTGGCAAAGAAATCTTGAGTTATCAATGGTATGTTATTTTTAGTTAACACAACTGTCATCATATTCCTAATTTCCATAAATTATGTAGCTGCATGGTAATACTTCCTACCCCTTAAATCAATCAGTGTGTAAGAAATATCCAAGAGTTTAACCATCAACATGTTCCCCCCTCTTTAGCTTGCATATTAGCCCACAACAACGACCCAAAACTGCATCACATCTATGAAAGTTGAAATACAGCACACATGTACCACACATGGTTTGGCAATGCATTTATAAAAGTAGAAGTACAGTACCAATTTACCATGCATGGCTCTATTTCAATCAGATACAAAAGGAAAGTGAAATATAACATTACCAACAGCCACCGAATgcaaaactaaaaaacaaagcTTTGAATGTGAGAATTTTCAACACACAACTACCACAAAGACAGACAAAAAAAGTAAACATAACTACACTCATCTGTTTGCAGAAGTTAATGTGAAATATATGATTAGTAAGTTTGAACATCAAATACAAGCTGACTTCCAAAATAAGAAGACAtactaaaacaaataacaatgagAATTCATTTATGTAGGATAGTTCAGTCAAAAGCTTTAACATGGTCACTAGCCCCTCACGTTAATTGTCAATGTCACAAGAGCTTGAAAACGCCATTATAATGCTAAATCATCTGCATCTTGCAGAACCATAAGCTTTAAAGTTAACAAGACGAGCTTAAAGCCTCAAccatttttatagaaaaacagTTCACAAAAAAAATCTCACCATCAACTATGATATAAATAACCTGCCAAAACGATGTACTAAAGTGCACCACATGCTAGTATATTTAATTGCAGgactacaagaaagaaaaccaATTCAGAGCATTCAGCGCACCCTCTAGAGTCCTAAacaatctatttttcttttcccacCAAAAAGGAACTCACTGAAGAATCCTCTAGCGACCCACTCATCCTCAAGTCCAAAACATCATTCATTCGTTGAAAACAAAACACTATAAAGTACAACGTGTGATCAAATCAAgccaaaagggaaagaaaaaaaggggggggggggggggggggcgtgCAGAGAAATGTTGTGTATCTCACCGTTAGAGCCAGATCTTTTCCCGCGCTTGATTCTCTCGAGCTGAACCTGTGTGTCCATAAACATCTCCATCCTCTGCACTTCAAGATCTTTAGCAAACTGCATCCTCTGTTTCTCCAAATCCACCATCTGCCTCAGCTTCTGCGCCTCCATTCTCTCATACACTTCACCAAACCTCTCTATCGCCTTCGCCAACCTCCTCATCCCTTCCCTCTCCTTCTCCCCTTCCTCCACTTCGCTCCCCCTCCCTTCCTCTTCacattcttcctcctcctccaaaTCCTCCGCCTCATCCTCATCTTCCTCCTCATCAGCCTCCGCCGCCGCCGCTGCGGCAGCCACGGCGGAGTAATTCCTCCTGAAGTAACCCTCGTCCATCGCCGCTGCCGCAGAGCGCTTCTGCGGCAGCGCGACGGCCGTTGGCGGCACCGAAATCGCAGGAGAAGAGGAAGGGTTCTGGTTTTGGTTCTTCCGATGCGGCAGCAAAGGAAGAGCCACCGGCGGCGACGGAGACGGCGGGGAGGTGGATTTCTTCGCGCTAAAATTAGGGCCGATAAGAGCGTCCAAGCGCTCGTAGAAAGGCCAAGAGGAAGAGAGAGTACCGTTGGAGGCCGAAACCCTAGCCTTCTCGATCTTGTACTTCTTCTTAATGGTGTCGATGCGGTTCTTGCACTGGACGTCGGTACGGTGCGTCTTTTTAGTGTGGCCGTGGAGCGCGTTGACGGCGTCGGCGACGTCCTGCCAGTCCTTCTGGCGGAGGTTGCCGCGGTTGAGCTCGAGGTAGCGGCGGCCCCAGGCGTCGACGAGCGTGGCGGAGGCCTCCTCGGACCAGCAGTCCTCGCGGACGGGGACGGGGCGGGACGGCTGCGGCGGCGGCGTGGTGGAGAGGGAGTCGTGGAAGTCCGGCATCGGAAAAAGGAAATTAGGgtttgaagagagagaaagtgaaagggaaaaagagaaagagaaacggCAAGGCGAAAGAGTGGGAAGGGTGGGGGATAATACGGTACGGTCGCCGGGGAGGGGCGCGTGTTGTTGGGGGAACCCCCAGTGTGTGAGTGGCTCGCGTCATCGAATCGGCTCGGCTTGCCCGCTACAACTACTACTATCGGAAACacccaattattattttttttcaaattttaaatttccaaATTAAAATCATACTACTACTTACtatgtctgttttttttttatattttaaaaattatagggaaataaaaatattttcatttttttgaaattgtagAGGGATGGTGGTTTTGGTTTTTGGAGGGCGAGAGGGACGCGCGTTGTTGCCGACTTGACTTGCGGTGTGTGTGACGGCTCGAAATTCCGTTTggcatttttcttctttttgggtatttttattttgattttgataataataatgctGAGGCAAAGCAAAACTAGATAGAAAGCGTTTCAAGTTACGAAGATAAGATTAGTGTTTGTTTAATTAAGATTAAGATTAGGATTAAGTATgtgtttgaatttaaatttaaaatgtgttGCATAATTCCATGTAAATCTAACTGATAAAAACAAGTTGAactaaaattaatgataataatactTCTGCAAACCGTATATTTCCAATCGCATTTTAGGAGttggttgtaaaaaaaaaaaggttaggaTTAAGGCGTTAAGCTGTACCCGGCGATTGGTGAAGATTAAGATTCAGTGTGGGTATTCATTTATACCTTGCGTTACGTCTACACTCTCTTTTTccgttttgttttgttttcttaaataaacAAACGCGCCGTGACCCGTGACCACTCCGATTCCACTGCGacgaaaattatttattaataatggaaaaaaatgaaaaacacgcATCCATCCCCCAACaaaataatggaaaaatatttattgttattttttaactaaaatttgcCGTGTGCGGCAACAGATCAACTTGTTGAGAATatacttaatatatttaatttagaaaataaaaatttaatttatttttaagaatttaaaatttgttttaaatctttaagatattatttagattttaaaatgatatgaatttgtttggataaagataagatttaattttatcttttaggtTTAGGAGATTAACAGTTTAATGTTAAGATTAAGATAATGCTATTTGAATTTTCTTacacttttgtttttatataaagtccatgaataaaataatgatgCATTTTGTCACcaatatatttctttcttttactcaCAACACTcactacaacaaaaaaatatctcatCACAACGGACCAATACACAATTGTGTGTGACTGTGTAAATTAATAGAATATTAACACTCTTATTTATACTAAATGAGTTTTAAATTAGTAGTAATTAGGAGAACTAATCTTaaattccaaatcattttcttattgttttatttattagtagTAAAATAGGGTGGGTTTTTCTTATATGGTGAGGTACTGATGTCagtgttatttaattcaatataagaaaaaaaaaagggttattGGAAACCCATTTTGCTTGTAGTCAAATTACAGGActaatgaaaatctcaatactTCTCCTATGCCAAAAGATCGTATAAAAATCTCCGTTTCCTTTTTACCTTGCAATTCATGAATCCTCCAAACATGCTAGTGATGAGGGGAATGAGAAAATACACTTATACGTGGCTTTCCACCATGAAAAGCTCATCATGCAAGCAAGCTAAGTATGTGTGTGTACATGAAGGTTTTGGCGTCGTGCCAAACCCAAGGGCAACAACAATTGGATGTCAAACATTCCAATTAAGATTAAATGATCCATAcacataacaaattaatatgtAGGGGATAAAAGATCCCTATGCCTGATTCCCTTAGTTGCAGTAAACTATTACATAGCATCTTCATTCCATTGCACTTGCATCCTGGAGAAAAAATACAGCATCACACAATAGACAACATTATtatgaaaagaaatatattttagagTATCAATTATAAACtaccaattaattttatcacttGTCTTTTCCATGTCTATCTTGATAGTCATCCAGCCTTTCTTGCCTTCGATTCCTCTTCGTTGAGTGGATTCTTTTTTGAGCAATGATAATGGTGTCTTTCCTTTCTAAGATCAACTACTTTACCAAAGATTTACAATATTATCAACCATTTCTCTAATTCTCTGCACAATGAtctcaacaataattttataagagACATTGCACAAACTAACCAGGTTATCAT includes these proteins:
- the LOC100785349 gene encoding trihelix transcription factor ASIL2 isoform X1, with translation MPDFHDSLSTTPPPQPSRPVPVREDCWSEEASATLVDAWGRRYLELNRGNLRQKDWQDVADAVNALHGHTKKTHRTDVQCKNRIDTIKKKYKIEKARVSASNGTLSSSWPFYERLDALIGPNFSAKKSTSPPSPSPPVALPLLPHRKNQNQNPSSSPAISVPPTAVALPQKRSAAAAMDEGYFRRNYSAVAAAAAAAEADEEEDEDEAEDLEEEEECEEEGRGSEVEEGEKEREGMRRLAKAIERFGEVYERMEAQKLRQMVDLEKQRMQFAKDLEVQRMEMFMDTQVQLERIKRGKRSGSNGMKHGLL
- the LOC100785349 gene encoding trihelix transcription factor ASIL2 isoform X2, encoding MPDFHDSLSTTPPPQPSRPVPVREDCWSEEASATLVDAWGRRYLELNRGNLRQKDWQDVADAVNALHGHTKKTHRTDVQCKNRIDTIKKKYKIEKARVSASNGTLSSSWPFYERLDALIGPNFSAKKSTSPPSPSPPVALPLLPHRKNQNQNPSSSPAISVPPTAVALPQKRSAAAAMDEGYFRRNYSAVAAAAAAAEADEEEDEDEAEDLEEEEECEEEGRGSEVEEGEKEREGMRRLAKAIERFGEVYERMEAQKLRQMVDLEKQRMQFAKDLEVQRMEMFMDTQVQLERIKRGKRSGSNDMYS